From a region of the Eulemur rufifrons isolate Redbay chromosome 7, OSU_ERuf_1, whole genome shotgun sequence genome:
- the NBEAL2 gene encoding neurobeachin-like protein 2 isoform X2, with amino-acid sequence MEPALGPGVQKDLGYLQQWLKAFVGAFEKTISLSSLEPRRPEESGAEVPVLPLDALHVLAEQLDGADLEQALLLLKLFIILCRNLENVEAGWGQVLLPRVLALLTGLVTELKGQPPPQEGRGTQLENVALHSLLLCEGLFDPYQTWRRQHSGEVISSKEKSKYKFAPAAFPCEFSAFFRESLQDADHLPPMLLLRLIHLFGAVLAGGKENGQMAVSDGSVQGLLGVVRAWGHVPAQDPRLVPLALEALVGAVHVLHASRAPPRGPELRALLEGYFHVLNADWPAGPSSGSEEALVTLRVSMLDAIPMMLACEDRPVLQATFLSNNCFEHLTRLIQNSKVLDQDADAIAVHVVRVLTCIMSGSPSAKEVFKERIGYPHLQEVLQSHGPPTHRLLQELLNMAVEGDHSTCPPPPIRNEQPVLVLTQWLPALPTAELQLFLAQRLRWLCDSCPASRATCVQAGLVGCLLETLSTGVSLGARCQEQLLALLQALGRVSLRPLELRRLLRPPPGLDSGPGGAETGKARHAGAIIRALSGMARHQGPARALCYFDLTPSMAGIMVPPVQRWPGPGFTFHAWLCLHPTDAVLAPAPTRPLQRKQLYSFFTSSGSGFEAFFTAAGTLVVAVCTRKEYLTMSLPEVSFADSAWHCVAIVHVPGRRPFSQNLVHVYKDGHLVKTAPLRCPSLSEPFSSCCIGSAGHRTTTTTTGLPTPPVPAALAHTHPSLTRSQSVPASTGPGWASGLAAPLQEGSISSTLAGTQDTRWGSPTSLEGELGAVAIFHEALQAAAVRVLCTLGPKETAPFKPEGELHELSGKLLLHYSPQACKNNICLDLSPSHGLDGRLTGHRVETWDVKDVVNCVGGMGALLPLLERVAVQPQEAEAGPAETHDLVGPELTSGHNTQGLLLPLGKSSEERMERNAVAAFLLMLRNFLQGHVVNQESLVQCQGPAIIGALLRKVPSWAMDMNVLMSAQLLMEQVAAESSRPLLYLLYQHLLFNFHLWTFSDFAVRLGHIQYMSSIVREHRQRLWKKYGVQFIFDALRTHYSPQREHPLAADDLHTMQTSLLGLAREFLVRSLSADDVQVAQVVLSFLAATGDDGQVVGALDLLLALLQGSAAQESLAVFLVESGNLEVLLALLVRPRSLPLLHDRVCKILRRLQQNERLPDWGRQRLRLPDYGLQGLVACLPEGTVSPQLCQGLYKLFLGADRLNLSDLLAVIQLSLQADLSVRLDICRQLFHLIYRLSDVVRLLAQQAGWQDVLTRLYVLEAATAGSPPPFAPEPPTSPEPALAKPPTESPAESSDVFLPSGASCPPEAFYHALSPFCSPFDLGLERASMGSGNTAGGGSSSGTLTPASQPGTPSPLDGPRPFPAAHGRHSSSLSNVLEDGSLPEPTLSGDDTSNTSNPQQTSEEELCNLLTNVLFSVTWWGVEGTDEAAWRERGQVFSVLTQLGASATLVRPPDYIKRSLLEMMLESALTDIKAAPGGVLASLTQQALWLLRLLQDFLCAEGHGNQELWSEKLFEGVCSLLDRLGAWPHLANGTADLREMAQIGLRLVLGYILLEDPQLHAQAYVKLHTLLQTAVPPRREEACYVLSKLEAALGRALNTSSSEKDTEDAAPPQAAAAAAERCSWLVPLVRTLLDRAYGPLGLQWGLPSLPPTNGSPTFFEDFQAFCVTPEWRHFIDKQVQPTMSQFEMDTYAKSHDLMSGFWNACYDMLMSSGQQRQRERAHSRRAFQELVLEPAQRWARQEGLRYSVVLKQQAAQQSTALLHWGALWRQLSSPCGAWALRDPPTPHWKLSSAETYSRMRLKLVPNHHFDPHLEASALRDNLGEVPLTPTEEASLPLAVTKEAKVSTPPEELQEDQLGEDELAALEPVMEAAELDEQHEKLVLSAECQLVTVVAVVPGLLEVTTQHVYFYDGSTERVETEEGVGHDFRRPLAQLREVHLRRFNLRRSALELFFIDQANYFLNFPCKVGGTPASSPCQAPRLQPSPIPHHTQVRNQVYSWLLRLRPPTQGYLSSCSPQEMLRASGLTQKWVQREISNFEYLMQLNTIAGRTYNDLSQYPVFPWVLQDYVSPTLDLSNPAVFRDLSKPIGVVNPKHAHLVREKYESFEDPAGTIDKFHYGTHYSNAAGVMHYLIRVEPFTSLHIQLQSGRFDCSDRQFHSVAAAWQARLESPADVKELIPEFFYFPDFLENQNGFDLGCLQLTNEKVGDVVLPPWASSPEDFIQQHRQALESEYVSAHLHEWIDLIFGYKQRGPAAEEALNVFYYCTYEGAVDLDHVTDERERKALEGIISNFGQTPCQLLKEPHPTRLSAEEVAHRLARLDTNSPSIFQHLDQLKAFFAEVVSDGVPLVLALVPHRQPHSFITQGSPDLLVTVSASGLLGTHSWLPYDRNISNYFTFSKDPTMGSPKAQRLLSGPWVPGSGVSGQALAVAPDGKLLFSGGYWDGSLRVTALPRGKLLNQLSHHLDVVTCLALDTCGIYLISGSRDTTCMVWRLLQQGGLSVGLAPKPVQVLYGHEAAVSCVAISTELDMAVSGSENGTVIIHTVRRGQFVAALQPPLATLPGPVSHLALGSEGQIVVQSSAWERPGAQVTYSLHLYSVNGRLRASLPLAEQPTALAVTEDFVLLGTAQCALHILHLNKLLPAAPPLHMKVPIHSVAVTKERSHVLVGLEDGKLIVVGAGQPSEVRSSQFARKLWRSSRRISQVSSGETEYNPGEAR; translated from the exons ATGGAACCTGCTCTGGGGCCTGGGGTCCAG AAGGACCTGGGCTACCTGCAGCAGTGGCTGAAGGCCTTTGTAGGTGCCTTCGAGAAGACCATCTCACTGTCCTCCCTAGAGCCACGAAG GCCAGAGGAGTCAGGTGCAGAGGTACCGGTGCTGCCATTGGATGCGCTGCATGTCCTGGCCGAGCAGCTGGATGGGGCGGACCTGGAGCAAGCCCTGCTGCTGCTCAAGCTCTTCATCATTCTCTGCAG GAACCTGGAGAATGTAGAGGCAGGCTGGGGCCAAGTGCTACTGCCCCGGGTGCTGGCACTGCTGACTGGGTTGGTGACCGAG CTGAAAGGACAGCCACCACCACAGGAGGGCCGTGGGACCCAGCTGGAGAATGTGGCCCTACATTCCCTACTCCTCTGTGAGGGCCTCTTTGACCCCTACCAGACCTGGCGGCGCCAGCACAGTGG GGAAGTCATCAGCTCCAAGGAGAAGAGCAAATACAAGTTCGCTCCTGCTGCTTTTCCCTGTGAATTCAGCGCCTTCTTCCGAG AGAGCCTGCAGGATGCAGATCACTTGCCTCCCATGCTGCTGTTGCGTCTCATCCACCTCTTTGGCGCGGTCCTCGCAGGGGGAAAG GAGAATGGGCAGATGGCTGTGAGTGATGGCTCTGTGCAGGGCCTGCTGGGTGTGGTGCGGGCCTGGGGCCATGTGCCAGCCCAGGACCCACGCCTAGTGCCGCTGGCGCTGGAGGCACTAGTGGGTGCCGTACATGTCCTGCATGCCAGCCGTGCACCCCCCCGAGGGCCAGAGCTTCGTGCCCTGCTTGAGGGCTACTTCCACGTCCTTAATGCCGACTGGCCAGCTGGTCCGAGCTCAGGCTCTGAAGAGGCCCTTGTTACCCTGCGAGTCAGCATGCTAG ACGCCATCCCCATGATGCTGGCATGTGAGGACCGGCCGGTGCTGCAAGCCACCTTCCTCAGCAACAATTGCTTTGAACACCTCACTCGCCTCATTCAGAACAGCAag GTTCTGGACCAAGACGCAGACGCCATTGCAGTCCATGTAGTGAGGGTGCTGACCTGCATCATGAGCGGCTCCCCATCCGCCAAG GAGGTATTTAAGGAACGCATCGGCTACCCTCACCTGCAGGAGGTTCTGCAGAGCCACGGTCCTCCCACCCATCGGCTTCTGCAAGAGCTGCTCAACATG GCTGTGGAGGGTGACCACAGCACATGCCCACCCCCACCAATCCGCAACGAGCAGCCGGTGCTGGTGCTGACACAGTGGCTACCAGCACTGCCCACAGCCGAGCTGCAGCTCTTCCTAGCACAACGCCTCCGGTGGCTCTGTGACAGCTGCCCTGCCAGCCGTGCCACCTGTGTGCAGGCGGGCCTGGTGGGCTGCCTGTTGGAGACACTCAGCACGGGGGTATCCCTGGGGGCCCGCTGCCAGGAGCAGTTGCTGGCACTGCTGCAAGCTCTGGGCCGCGTGTCATTAAGGCCCTTGGAGCTGCGTCGCTTGCTGCGCCCCCCACCAGGGCTGGACTCGGGGCCAGGTGGAGCCGAGACTGGGAAGGCGCGACACGCAGGTGCTATCATCCGCGCATTATCAGGCATGGCCAGGCACCAGGGTCCTGCACGTGCCCTGTGCTACTTTGACCTCACACCCAGCATGGCGGGTATCATGGTGCCCCCTGTGCAGCGATGGCCAGGACCTGGCTTCACCTTCCATGCCTGGCTGTGTCTGCACCCCACGGATGCAGTGcttgccccagcccccacccggcCACTCCAGCGAAAGCAGCTTTACAG CTTCTTCACCAGCAGTGGCTCAGGGTTTGAGGCCTTCTTCACGGCGGCTGGGACCCTGGTGGTGGCAGTGTGCACACGGAAGGAGTACTTGACCATGAGCTTGCCCGAAGTGTCCTTTGCCGACTCTGCCTGG CACTGTGTGGCTATCGTCCATGTGCCTGGGCGCCGGCCCTTCAGCCAGAACCTGGTCCATGTCTACAAAGATGGCCATCTGGTCAAGACAGCACCCCTCCGCTGCCCCTCCCTCAGTGAG CCTTTCTCCTCCTGCTGTATCGGCTCTGCTGGGCACcgcacaaccaccaccaccacgggGCTGCCCACGCCACCAGTCCCCGCTGCCCTGGCTCACACTCACCCCTCCCTTACCCGCTCCCAGTCGGTCCCAGCCTCCACAGGCCCTGGCTGGGCGTCTGGGCTGGCGGCCCCGCTGCAGGAGGGCAGCATCAGCTCCACCCTTGCAGGCACACAGGACACTCGGTGGGGCAGCCCCACGTCCCTGGAGGGTGAGCTTGGGGCTGTGGCCATCTTCCATGAAGCCCTGCAGGCAGCGGCTGTGCGGGTCCTGTGCACCCTGG GGCCCAAGGAGACGGCACCCTTCAAGCCTGAGGGCGAGCTGCACGAGCTCAGCGGCAAGCTGCTTCTCCATTACTCCCCTCAG GCCTGTAAGAACAACATCTGCCTGGACCTGTCCCCCAGCCATGGGCTGGATGGCCGCCTGACAGGACACAGGGTAGAGACCTGGGACGTGAag GATGTAGTGAACTGCGTGGGGGGCATGGGTGCCCTGCTGCCTCTGCTGGAGCGAGTGGCAGTGCAGccccaagaggctgaggcaggcccGGCTGAAACACATGACCTCGTGGGGCCTGAATTGACCTCTGGCCACAACACCCAGGGCCTACTTCTCCCCCTGGGCAAGTCTTCAG AGGAACGCATGGAGAGGAACGCAGTGGCTGCCTTTCTGCTGATGCTGCGGAACTTCCTGCAGGGCCACGTCGTGAACCAGGAGAGCCTGGTGCAGTGCCAGGGGCCCGCCATCATCGGGGCCCTCCTGCGaaag gTTCCCAGCTGGGCCATGGACATGAACGTGCTCATGTCTGCCCAGCTGCTGATGGAGCAGGTGGCAGCTGAGAGCAGCAGACCCCTCCTGTACCTGCTCTACCAGCATCTGCTCTTCAACTTTCACCTGTGGACCTTCAGTGACTTTGCTGTGCGTCTCG GCCACATCCAGTACATGTCCAGCATAGTCCGTGAGCACAGACAGAGGCTGTGGAAGAAGTACGGGGTCCAGTTCATCTTCGATGCCCTGCGTACCCACTATAG CCCGCAGCGGGAGCACCCCCTGGCTGCTGACGACCTGCACACGATGCAGACTTCCCTCCTGGGCCTGGCTCGGGAGTTCCTGGTACGCAGCCTCTCAGCCGATGACGTGCAGGTGGCACAGGTTGTGCTGAGTTTTCTGGCGGCCACGGGTGATGATGGCCAG GTGGTGGGTGCGCTGGACCTGCTGCTGGCACTGCTGCAGGGCTCCGCGGCACAGGAGTCCTTGGCTGTCTTTCTGGTGGAGTCGGGGAACCTCGAAGTGCTGCTGGCACTGCTGGTGCGGCCGAGGTCGCTGCCTCTGCTGCATGACCGGGTCTGCAAG ATACTGCGCAGACTGCAGCAGAACGAGCGATTACCTGACTGGGGCCGTCAGCGGCTCCGGCTGCCAGACTATGGTCTTCAGGGTCTCGTTGCCTGCCTGCCTGAGGGGACTGTTTCCCCCCAGCTCTGCCAGGGCCTCTACAAGCTGTTCCTGGGGGCAG ACCGCCTGAACCTCTCAGATCTGCTGGCTGTGATACAGCTGTCCCTCCAGGCTGACCTCAGTGTCCGCCTGGACATCTGTCGCCAG CTCTTCCACCTCATCTACAGACTCTCGGATGTAGTGCGGCTACTGGCCCAACAAGCTGGCTGGCAGGATGTCCTGACCCGGCTGTATGTCCTGGAGGCAGCCACGGCTGGCAGTCCCCCGCCCTTTGCCCCAGAACCACCCACCTCCCCTGAGCCAGCCCTGGCCAAGCCACCCACTGAGTCACCTGCTGAGTCTTCGGATGTcttcctgccctcaggggctTCCTGCCCCCCTGAAGCCTTTTACCATGCTCTCTCCCCATTTTGCTCGCCCTTTGACTTGGGCCTGGAACGGGCCAGCATGGGCTCAGGCAACACTGCTGGTGGCGGCAGCAGCAGTGGGACTCTTactccagccagccagcctggcACACCTTCCCCACTGGATGGTCCGAGGCCCTTCCCTGCTGCCCATGGCCGCCACAGCTCCAGTCTCTCCAATGTGCTGGAGGATGGCAGCCTCCCGGAGCCCACCCTTAGCGGGGATGACACCTCTAACACCAGCAACCCTCAG CAAACCTCTGAGGAGGAGTTGTGCAACCTGCTCACCAACGTGCTGTTCTCAGTGACGTGGTGGGGTGTGGAAGGCACCGATGAGGCTGCCTGGCGGGAGCGTGGCCAGGTCTTCTCCGTGCTTACCCAGCTGGGGGCCTCAGCCACACTTGTGCGCCCCCCAGACTACATCAAGCGCAG cctcctggAGATGATGCTGGAGTCAGCCCTGACCGACATCAAGGCGGCCCCTGGTGGCGTCCTGGCCAGCCTCACCCAGCAGGCACTTTGGCTGCTGCGTCTGCTGCAGGACTTCCTGTGTGCCGAGGGCCATGGTAACCAGGAGCTGTGGAGTGAAAAG CTCTTTGAAGGTGTGTGTAGCCTGCTTGATCGCCTGGGAGCCTGGCCGCACCTGGCCAACGGCACAGCTGATCTCCGTGAGATGGCACAGATTGGCCTGCGTCTAGTACTTGGCTACATCCTGCTGGAAGACCCACAG CTGCATGCCCAGGCCTACGTGAAGCTACACACGCTGCTGCAGACCGCAGTGCCACCccgccgggaggaggcctgctaTGTGCTCTCCAAGCTGGAGGCTGCACTGGGGCGGGCGCTGAACACCTCTTCCTCCGAGAAGGACACTGAGGATGCAGCGCCCCCACAggcagctgcagcagctgcagagCGCTGCTCGTGGCTGGTGCCACTAGTGCGCACACTGCTGGACCGTGCCTATGGGCCACTGGGGCTGCAGTGGGGACTGCCTTCCCTGCCGCCCACCAATGGCAGCCCCACCTTCTTCGAGGATTTCCAGGCTTTTTGTGTCACACCTGAATGGCGCCACTTCATCGACAAGCAG GTGCAGCCCACCATGTCTCAGTTCGAAATGGACACGTACGCTAAGAGCCACGACCTCATGTCGGGCTTCTGGAACGCCTGCTATGACATGCTCATGAGCAGTGGGCAGCAGCGCCAGCGGGAGCGTGCTCATAGTCGTCGCGCCTTCCAG GAGTTGGTGCTGGAGCCTGCACAGCGGTGGGCACGCCAGGAGGGACTGCGCTACTCCGTGGTGCTGAAGCAGCAGGCGGCACAGCAGTCCACCGCCCTGCTGCACTGGGGGGCGCTGTGGCGCCAGCTCTCCAGCCCCTGCGGGGCCTGGGCGCTGAG agacccccccacccctcactggAAACTGTCCAGTGCTGAGACATACTCGCGCATGCGTCTGAAGCTGGTGCCCAACCATCATTTCGACCCTCACCTGGAAGCTAGCGCCCTCCGTGACAATCTGG GTGAGGTTCCCCTGACACCCACCGAGGAAGCCTCACTGCCTCTGGCAGTGACCAAAGAGGCCAAAGTGAGCACCCCCCCGGAGGAGCTGCAGGAAGACCAGCTGGGCGAGGATGAGCTGGCTGCACTGGAGCCCGT GATGGAGGCAGCAGAGCTGGATGAACAGCATGAGAAACTGGTGCTGTCGGCTGAGTGCCAGCTGGTGACGGTAGTGGCTGTGGTCCCAGGGCTGCTGGAGGTCACCACGCAGCACGTATACTTCTACGATGGCAGCACCGAGCGCGTGGAAACCGAGGAGG GCGTCGGCCACGACTTCCGGCGCCCGCTGGCCCAGCTGCGTGAGGTCCACCTGCGGCGTTTCAACCTGCGCCGTTCAGCACTTGAACTCTTCTTCATTGATCAGGCCAACTACTTCCTCAACTTCCCGTGCAAGGTGGGCGGGACCCCGGCCTCATCTCCTTGCCAGGCTCCCAGGCTCCAACCCTCCCCTATCCCACACCACACCCAGGTTCGGAACCAGGTGTATTCGTGGCTCCTGCGCCTGCGGCCCCCCACTCAAGGCTACCTAAGCAGCTGCTCCCCCCAGGAGATGCTGCGTGCCTCAGGCCTTACCCAG AAATGGGTACAGCGTGAGATATCCAACTTCGAGTACTTGATGCAACTCAACACCATTGCGGGGAGGACCTACAATGACCTGTCTCAGTACCCCGTG TTTCCCTGGGTCCTGCAGGACTACGTTTCCCCAACTCTGGACCTCAGCAACCCAGCTGTCTTCCGGGACCTGTCCAAGCCCATCGGTGTGGTGAACCCCAAGCATGCTCATCTCGTGAGGGAGAA GTATGAGAGCTTTGAGGACCCTGCGGGCACCATCGACAAGTTCCACTATGGCACCCACTACTCCAACGCAGCAGGCGTGATGCACTACCTCATCCGCGTGGAGCCCTTCACCTCCTTGCACATCCAGCTGCAGAGCGGCCG CTTTGACTGCTCTGACCGGCAGTTCCACTCGGTGGCGGCAGCCTGGCAGGCGCGCCTGGAGAGCCCTGCCGACGTGAAGGAGCTCATCCCAGAGTTCTTCTACTTCCCTGACTTCCTGGAGAACCAGAACG GCTTCGACCTGGGCTGCCTCCAGCTGACCAACGAGAAGGTGGGGGACGTGGTGCTGCCCCCGTGGGCCAGCTCTCCTGAGGACTTCATCCAGCAGCACCGCCAGGCTCTG GAGTCAGAGTATGTGTCTGCCCACCTGCATGAGTGGATCGACCTCATCTTCGGCTACAAGCAGCGGGGGCCGGCAGCCGAGGAGGCCCTCAATGTCTTCTATTACTGCACCTACGAAG GGGCCGTAGACCTGGACCATGTGACGGATGAGCGGGAACGGAAAGCTCTGGAAGGCATTATCAGCAACTTTGGGCAGACTCCCTGTCAGCTGCTAAAG GAGCCACATCCAACCCGGCTCTCAGCGGAGGAAGTAGCCCATCGCCTTGCACGTCTGGACACTAACTCACCTAGCATCTTCCAGCATCTGGACCAGCTCAAGGCTTTCTTCGCAGAA GTTGTCAGTGATGGTGTGCCCCTGGTGTTAGCCTTGGTCCCCCACCGGCAGCCCCACTCCTTCATCACCCAGGGCTCCCCAGACCTGTTG GTGACCGTGAGTGCCAGTGGGCTGCTGGGCACCCACAGCTGGTTGCCCTATGACCGCAACATAAGCAACTACTTCACCTTCAGCAAAGACCCCACCATGGGCAGCCCCAA GGCGCAGCGACTGCTGAGTGGCCCGTGGGTGCCAGGCAGTGGTGTGAGTGGGCAAGCATTGGCAGTGGCCCCCGATGGAAAGCTGCTGTTCAGTGGTGGCTACTGGGACGGCAGCCTGCGAGTGACTGCATTACCCCGTGGCAAGCTCTTGAACCAGCTCAGCCACCACCTTG ATGTAGTGACCTGCCTTGCACTGGATACCTGTGGCATCTACCTCATCTCAGGCTCCCGGGATACCACATGCATGGTGTGGCGGCTCCTGCAACAG GGTGGTCTGTCAGTAGGGCTGGCACCAAAGCCTGTGCAGGTCCTATATGGgcatgaggctgcagtgagctgtgtggCCATCAGCACTGAACTCGACATGGCTGTGTCTGGATCCGAG AATGGAACTGTGATCATACACACTGTACGCCGTGGCCAGTTTGTGGCAGCACTGCAGCCTCCACTTGCCACATTGCCTGGACCTGTGTCCCACCTGGCACTGGGATCTGAAGGCCAGATTGTGGTACAGAGCTCAGCATGGGAACGTCCTGGGGCTCAG GTCACCTACTCCTTGCACCTGTACTCAGTCAATGGGAGGTTGCGGGCTTCACTGCCCCTGGCAGAGCAGCCTACAGCCCTGGCAGTGACAGAGGACTTTGTGTTGCTGGGCACTGCACAGTGTGCCCTGCACATCCTCCATCTGAACAA ACTGCTCCCGGCGGCGCCTCCCTTGCACATGAAGGTGCCCATCCACAGTGTAGCTGTGACCAAGGAGCGCAGCCACGTGCTTGTGGGCCTGGAGGATGGCAAGCTTATTGTGGTGGGCGCAGGGCAGCCCTCCGAG GTGCGGAGCAGCCAGTTCGCGCGAAAGCTGTGGCGGTCCTCGCGGCGCATCTCCCAGGTGTCCTCGGGCGAGACGGAGTACAACCCTGGAGAGGCGCGCTGA